A window of the Buteo buteo chromosome 8, bButBut1.hap1.1, whole genome shotgun sequence genome harbors these coding sequences:
- the ZBTB21 gene encoding zinc finger and BTB domain-containing protein 21, with protein sequence MEGLLHYINPAHAISLLSALNEERLKGQLCDVVLIVGDQKFRAHKNVLAASSEYFQTLFTNKENESQSVFQLDFCEPDAFDNVLNYIYSSSLFIEKGSLAAVQELGYSLGISFLTNIVSKSPQAPFPACPVKKILYQDEDESSSQKRSVIVCQNRIEAQAKSINQTQHDLSHTSKPSPSVAVKTSSRPQVTKPTETLHNLSLTERRWLKESPVSYTKVHETSGTVEDQSRGGLVKRNTVLPQMPLAEKEIASDEPGSSGQLLRGKATEMSLKRPRPPVLSLRGASESTFLLREAGKGSSQGEDRNLLYYSKLGLVIPSSGSGPENQSIDRSGPLVKSLLRRSLSMDSQVPIYSPSVDLKPSQVSSSSSPGTNDSQKTFNVVSQKSSLKESSEKIVIDEKPQVIHPHRLRSFSASQSTDREVASPLTEVRIKTEPSSPLSDPAEIIRVTVGDASASTNKDFPFKTEDDHKEPSRLPAKRRFQADRRLPFKKLKADEQGSPGSEDNCEEGSSPTHLDTDFPDSDVSKDEYSEMEEARPNKKFKCKHCLKIFRSTAGLHRHVNMYHNPEKPYACDICHKRFHTNFKVWTHCQTQHGIVKNPSPASSSHAVLDEKFQRKLIDIVREREIKKALIVKLRRGKQGFQGQSASQAQQVIKRNLRSRTKGAYICTYCGKAYRFLSQFKQHIKMHPGEKPVGGNKAPKQKDHIHIETPVENKEVYQCRLCNAKLSSLIEQGNHERLCRNATVCPYCSLRFSSPELTHEHESKCEYKKLTCLECMRSFKSSFSIWRHQVEVHNQNTMAPSENFSLPILDHNGEITSSSRLPPQSESNKMNNFVAAKEDGVFSDSSEQINFDSEDSSCLPEDLSVSKQFKIQIKEEPADDIEDEVTETSREPKEVVSNKDAGLWPCEKCGKIFTVRKQLERHQELLCSVKPFICHVCNKAFRTNFRLWSHFQSHMSQAAEESTNKEPEICPPANSPSPPPLPPPPPLPKIQPLEPDSPTGLSESSTTTEKLFVPQESDTLFYHAPPLSAITFKRQYMCKLCHRTFKTAFSLWSHEQTHN encoded by the coding sequence ATGGAGGGGCTCTTGCATTACATAAATCCAGCGCATGCCATTTCACTTCTAAGCGCACTGAATGAGGAGCGTCTAAAGGGACAGCTGTGTGATGTTGTTCTTATAGTAGGAGATCAGAAATTTCGAGCTCATAAAAATGTTCTGGCTGCCAGCAGTGAGTACTTCCAGACTCTGTTCACGAATAAGGAGAATGAGTCTCAGTCAGTGTTTCAACTCGACTTCTGTGAGCCAGATGCTTTTGATAATGTGTTAAACTACATTTATTCTTCATCCTTGTTCATTGAGAAAGGCAGTCTTGCAGCTGTGCAAGAACTGGGCTACAGTCTTGGAATATCCTTTCTTACAAACATTGTTTCTAAGAGTCCTCAAGCTCCTTTTCCAGCTTGCCCTgttaagaaaatactgtatcAAGATGAAGATGAAAGTAGTTCTCAGAAGAGAAGTGTCATTGTCTGTCAGAACAGAATTGAAGCACAAGCGAAAAGTATAAATCAAACACAACATGATTTAAGCCATACTTCTAAACCTTCACCCTCTGTTGCTGTCAAAACTAGCAGTAGGCCACAAGTAACAAAACCAACTGAAACCCTTCACAACTTATCACTGACTGAAAGGAGATGGCTGAAAGAAAGCCCTGTGAGCTATACCAAGGTTCATGAAACTTCTGGAACTGTGGAGGATCAGAGCAGAGGTGGTTTAGTGAAAAGGAACACAGTACTGCCTCAAATGCCTttagcagagaaagaaattgcaAGCGATGAACCAGGAAGCAGTGGTCAGCTTTTAAGAGGAAAGGCCACAGAGATGTCATTAAAAAGACCACGTCCACCAGTCTTATCTCTGCGTGGCGCATCAGAATCTACATTTTTGTTGCGAGAGGCAGGAAAGGGAAGTAGTCAAGGTGAAGACAGAAATTTGCTATACTACTCAAAGTTAGGGCTAGTAATCCCATCTAGTGGATCTGGTCCAGAAAACCAAAGTATTGACAGAAGTGGGCCACTTGTAAAAAGTCTCCTTCGAAGGTCACTGTCCATGGACAGCCAGGTTCCTATTTACTCACCTTCTGTTGACCTAAAACCTTCACAGGTatcatcctcctcctcaccagGAACTAATGATTCCCAGAAGACATTTAATGTTGTATCTCAAAAGTCATCCTTGAAAGAGTCATCAGAGAAGATAGTCATAGATGAAAAACCACAGGTAATACACCCACATCGCCTTAGGTCTTTCAGTGCCTCTCAGTCAACTGATAGGGAGGTTGCTTCCCCTCTCACAGAGGTGCGAATAAAAACTGAACCTAGCAGTCCACTTTCAGATCCTGCTGAAATAATAAGAGTTACAGTGGGTGATGCTTCAGCATCGACAAATAAagactttccttttaaaactgaGGATGATCATAAGGAACCAAGTAGACTTCCAGCAAAAAGGAGATTTCAAGCTGATAGAAGACTACCATTTAAGAAACTGAAGGCAGATGAGCAGGGTTCTCCTGGGTCAGAAGATAACTGTGAGGAAGGCTCAAGCCCTACGCACCTTGATACTGATTTTCCTGATTCTGATGTCAGTAAAGATGAATACAGTGAGATGGAAGAAGCAAGACCAAATAAGAAATTTAAATGCAAGCACTGCCTTAAAATTTTCAGATCAACAGCAGGTCTTCATCGTCATGTTAACATGTATCATAATCCAGAGAAGCCCTATGCTTGTGACATATGCCACAAGAGATTCCACACAAATTTCAAAGTGTGGACGCACTGCCAGACACAACATGGAATTGTGAAGAATCCCTCACCAGCTTCCAGTTCGCATGCTGTTTTGGATGAAAAATTCCAAAGAAAACTGATCGATatagtgagagagagagaaattaaaaaagctcTAATTGTTAAACTAAGACGTGGCAAGCAAGGTTTTCAGGGACAGTCTGCTTCACAAGCACAACAAGTCATCAAAAGGAATTTAAGATCGCGAACCAAAGGAGCCTATATTTGTACCTACTGTGGGAAAGCTTATCGTTTCCTCTCGCAATTTAAACAGCACATAAAAATGCACCCAGGGGAGAAACCAGTTGGAGGGAATAAGGCTCCTAAGCAGAAAGATCATATTCATATTGAAACTCCAGTAGAAAACAAAGAGGTTTATCAGTGCCGTCTCTGCAATGCTAAGCTCTCTTCACTTATTGAACAGGGAAATCATGAGCGACTCTGTAGAAATGCTACTGTCTGTCCTTACTGCAGCCTTagattttcttctccagagCTGACGCATGAGCACGAAAGCAAGTGTGAATACAAGAAACTTACTTGTCTTGAGTGTATGCGTAGCTTTAAATCATCCTTTAGTATTTGGCGTCATCAAGTTGAAGTTCACAATCAAAACACAATGGCTCCATCAGAGAACTTTTCTTTACCTATCCTGGATCACAATGGAGAAATAACTAGTTCATCAAGATTGCCTCCTCAGTCAGAATCcaataaaatgaacaattttGTTGCTGCAAAGGAAGATGGTGTATTCAGTGATTCGTCAGAACAAATAAATTTTGATTCTGAAGATTCCTCATGCCTACCTGAAGACTTAAGTGTTTCCAAGCAGTTTAAAATTCAGATCAAAGAAGAGCCTGCAGATGATATAGAGGATGAGGTCACTGAAACGAGCAGGGAACCTAAGGAAGTAGTGTCCAACAAAGATGCTGGTTTGTGGCCCTGTGAAAAGTGTGGAAAGATTTTCACTGTACGCAAACAGCTGGAGCGTCACCAAGAGCTCTTATGCTCTGTGAAGCCATTTATTTGTCACGTGTGTAACAAGGCCTTCCGAACCAATTTCCGGCTGTGGAGTCACTTCCAGTCTCATATGTCACAGGCTGCAGAGGAGTCCACAAATAAGGAGCCTGAGATATGTCCACCAGCTAATtccccatcaccaccacccttacctccacccccacccctccccaaaatCCAGCCTTTGGAGCCTGATAGTCCAACAGGCTTGTCTGAAAGCTCCACTactactgaaaaattatttgtaccACAGGAGTCAGATACGCTCTTCTATCATGCTCCACCACTCTCAGCTATCACATTCAAAAGACAATACATGTGTAAACTCTGTCACAGGACTTTCAAGACAGCTTTTAGTCTTTGGAGCCATGAACAGACACACAATTAG